The genomic DNA GCCTTCGGGATGCGTCCGGGCCCGAGCGTCGACACGAGTCGGTTCTCACACCGGCGCCGGGTCATGGTCGAGTCGGCGCCGGAAGGCCTCACTCGCATCTCGCTCGGACCGGACGAGCTGTCGCGGGCGAACGCAGACCAGACGGATCTGCGCTTCGTCGACGGGGACGGACGGCAGTGGCCTTACGTCGTCGAGCGTGGTGGCGTCGCGCGGGATGTCGAGCTCGGGATCCGTGCGGTCAGCTCGAATGGAAAATCGCAACTGGCGCTCGAGCTGCCTCGGTCACCCCTGAGTCTGGATCGGATCGAGCTTGCGAGTCGCACCGAGTACGTCGATCGAGCCGCTGAGCTCGTGGGCACCACCGAGAGCGGCGAGCGGAGAGTGTTGTTCCGCGGGCGACTCAGCCGGCGACCCGGCGTAACGGGACCGCTCAGCCTCGCGTTCGATGCCGCACGGCTCACCACGTTGACGCTGGTGATCGACGACGGCAGCGATGCACCGTTCCAGGTGGAGCGCGCCAGCGCGCACGTCACGGCGGCGGACGTCTACCTGGTAGCGCCGGCGGGGACCTACTCGATGCTGTTCGGCGACTCGGCCAGAGAGCCGGCACGCTACGAGCTGGAGCGAGCTCGCGGGCTGGTGCTCGCCGTTCCCGTGGGCGCGGCAACCCTGGGTCCCGTCGAGCCGAACCCGCGCTACATCCGGCCGCGTCCACCCGCCCCCGATCTGGTGCTGTGGGCGGCCATCGTGATCGCCGTACTCGTGCTGGGTGGACTCACGCTGGGTTTGGCCCGGAGGGACGCCCGAGAGGTCGCCCCGGAGTGACCGGCGCGGGCGGCGCCAACCGGCGCCACCCCGGCCAAACGGCCTGGCCGCGTCCCCGAGTCTGCAAATTGTCCAAGAAAAAACCGAGACGATTTCCAAGGGTTTCCTCGGAGTGTGCAAAAAAGGCGCATTTCCTGGGTGCGCCCCGGCGCCTCCCGACTATGGTCCGCGCCCTCCCCGAAAGGCTCTCCATGCCCAAGCTCACTGATCACATCGTATTCAACGACAAGAAGCTCGCAGCGAAGTACGCGAACAAGAGGATGCCGATGGCCCTCCTGTACGAGGCCTACTTCGATGGAGACATCGACATTCCGGGAGACATCTACGCGTTCTTGGAGAACCGCGAGCAGTACGTCACCAACACGCTGACCCAAGATCACTTCAAGTGGGCCTTCACCCACTTCGTGCCGGAAGCGCTGATCCACTCCAAGGAGCAGGACAAGCGCATCGTCCGCGAGCACTACGACCGCGGCAACGACTTCTTCGGCTGGTTCCTCGGCGAGCGCATGGTCTACACCTGCGCGTTCTTCGAGAACCGGAACGAGACCCTCGAGCAGGGCCAGGACAACAAGATGAACCTGGTTTGCCGCAAGCTCCAGCTGGACGCGGGCGAGAAGCTCCTGGACATCGGCTGCGGCTGGGGAACCCTCGCCCGCCACGCCGCCAAACACTACGGCGTCGACTCGACCGGCGTTACGATCTCGGAGAACCAGACCGAGTTCGGCAACAAGCGCATTGCGGACTGGGGTCTCGAGAAGACGGCCCGCATCCTGTGCAAGGACTACCGCGACATCCCGAACCAGAAATTCGACAAGATCGTCAGCCTGGAGATGGTCGAGCACGTCGGCGTGAAGAACCTGGTGACGTTCTACGAGCAGGTCCGGGACCTGTTGACGGACGAGGGCCTGTTCCTCTTGCAGTGGACCGGTCTGCGTCGCGGCATGCGCGCCGAGGACATGATCTGGATCATGTTCATGGGCAAGTACATCTTCCCCGGAGCCGACGCGAGCCTGCCGCCCGCGCCGATGCTGAAGGCGATGGAGAAGGCCGGCTGGGAGACGCACAGCGTCGAGAACGTCAGCACGCACTACGGCTGGACGATCAAGTACTGGCACGACAACTGGGTCAGCAACAAAGAGGCAGTCCTCAAGGCCTACGGCGACCGCTGGTACCGCATCTGGAACTTCTTCCTGGCGTGGTCATCGATCATCGCGCGCCAGGGCAACGCGGCCTGTTTCCAGGTCGTGCTCAACAAGAACCTCGACAACTACGACCGCGAGCGCTGGATCAACCACCGCGCCACCATCCTCGGTGACCGCGCGAAGGACATCTCGCCGCCCACCCACGCGACCGGCAACGGCGCCCCGCGTAGCTGGAGCTGAGGTGAGCTAGCCCGAGAGGGCTGACGGAGAGGCAGTGCTCGAGAGGGCGCTGCCTTTTCTTTTGGGGGGTTCACCCCGCAGCACGCGCCAACCACGGGAGTCAGCCTTCGCCCAGCACGCAGTTCACGGACTGGTTACGGCGCTATCGCTCTGTCCCGTTGGTGCTGCCGCGGCCAGATCTAGCCGTGTCGACCGCCCCGAGCAACTTGCGCTGGCGAAAGCGAATCCCGCCAGCGTGGAACGCGAACGCCGGTCCTAGGCATCTCGCCAAGGACCTCGCACCCTAGCGCTGCCGCGCGGCTCTCGCCTCGCGCAACAGCTGCCTGCGAGCGCGGAAGCGAAGGGCCTGTCGGTCCGTCGCGCGATAGCAAGACTGCGGCACGACGGTCTTGAGCGCGACGAACGCCTCGTGGGCTGCCGGCTTCTTCACGCCCATCTGATCGAGCAGCTCGGCGGCGACAAGCCCACCCGTCTCGGCCCCGCCTTCCATCCAGCCCTGGAAGTCGAGCGAGCAGTGCTCACCGCAGAAGTGGACATTGCCTTCGCGCAGCCCCTCGCTGCCGGAGAAGGCCCACTGTCCTGGCAGGTAGCACGTGTAGCTGGCCTTCATGGTCGGGACGGTGGGCCAGTGCATGCGCACCGCCTTGCCGTCGTGCTCGGCTTTCGATCCCGGAAACACCTGATCGAGCTCTGTCGCCACCTGGGCGAACCAGGCCTCGGGTGTGCCCTGGCCGCTGTTCAGGCCCTGCGTGCCCCCGAGGAAGTTGGTCAGCACCCCGGCCGTGCCGGCTTGCCCGATGCTGCTGTCCCAGGTCTGCTGAAACGGCAGGTCCGTGGTGACGCTGCCGCTCGCGTTGTGCTGGGTGAGCCAAGGGCGAGTCTTGTAGCCGCCCATCACCTTCGCGTTCGTCCCGTAGCCGAGCTCGGCGATGATCGTGCGTTTGTCTGCGCTCAGTGTCAGGCCATCCAGGTTCACTTCGCGCAGCAGCGTGAACGGCAGAGCAAAGACCACGTGGTCCACGCTCAGCTCGAGCTCCCCGCCTGCGGTCTTGGCGAACGTGAGCTTGATGGCGCCCCCGGAGTCCGCCGCCTGGATCAGCTTGTGCCCGAGCTCGATCTGGCCCGGAATGGCCTCGGCGAGCTTGGTCGTGAAGGTGTCATTGCCAAGGTGGGTGTGGTGGCGCTCGTCCGAGTCCCCGAAGATGTGGAACGGGTC from Myxococcales bacterium includes the following:
- a CDS encoding class I SAM-dependent methyltransferase, giving the protein MALLYEAYFDGDIDIPGDIYAFLENREQYVTNTLTQDHFKWAFTHFVPEALIHSKEQDKRIVREHYDRGNDFFGWFLGERMVYTCAFFENRNETLEQGQDNKMNLVCRKLQLDAGEKLLDIGCGWGTLARHAAKHYGVDSTGVTISENQTEFGNKRIADWGLEKTARILCKDYRDIPNQKFDKIVSLEMVEHVGVKNLVTFYEQVRDLLTDEGLFLLQWTGLRRGMRAEDMIWIMFMGKYIFPGADASLPPAPMLKAMEKAGWETHSVENVSTHYGWTIKYWHDNWVSNKEAVLKAYGDRWYRIWNFFLAWSSIIARQGNAACFQVVLNKNLDNYDRERWINHRATILGDRAKDISPPTHATGNGAPRSWS
- a CDS encoding FAD-dependent oxidoreductase, which encodes MAKTPLFGRLRRVAREVLDGQGRAPGRRSVAIEGLPRRDFVSLALALGATSLLGTPGCSDDEGVTPKPGGKRIAIVGGGVAGLHCAYRLKLAGVASTVYEASDRVGGRMYTGRGLFDGDLLCELGGELIDTNHLTLFGLADELGIALDDRLKDAPAGYKTDVFFVNGKEVPDTTILTQFAKVAPLMATAVTDAEADDAKFTALDETSLAAWLDQNVPAATYPELHGVLSTAYRGEFGLENEQQSALNLLYLIDYETTDPFHIFGDSDERHHTHLGNDTFTTKLAEAIPGQIELGHKLIQAADSGGAIKLTFAKTAGGELELSVDHVVFALPFTLLREVNLDGLTLSADKRTIIAELGYGTNAKVMGGYKTRPWLTQHNASGSVTTDLPFQQTWDSSIGQAGTAGVLTNFLGGTQGLNSGQGTPEAWFAQVATELDQVFPGSKAEHDGKAVRMHWPTVPTMKASYTCYLPGQWAFSGSEGLREGNVHFCGEHCSLDFQGWMEGGAETGGLVAAELLDQMGVKKPAAHEAFVALKTVVPQSCYRATDRQALRFRARRQLLREARAARQR